The following coding sequences are from one Arachis hypogaea cultivar Tifrunner chromosome 7, arahy.Tifrunner.gnm2.J5K5, whole genome shotgun sequence window:
- the LOC112703082 gene encoding protein CHUP1, chloroplastic isoform X2, translated as MMREEKGPKPFIVKLGLALALSFAGFIYSHLRAKRVKPSNNTSSTQGPPSGQGSHTNMGEGIGAALGSVSEGNYSHSEDTCINRVICNNSTIGISHSSKQNEDKNELFLAEFQNLVKEVEFGATLDRKSSEKDVEATACVSHEKDDYEKEVTKLKNIISMLQEREHSLEVQLLECCGLREQQKSVKELQNRLKISNMEAKMFSLKVQTLQSENHRLQEQVTDHAKVVAELEATKAKVELLQKKLKHEAEHNREQIIILQHRVSKLQEQEQECKAVYCDHDIQLKLQDLESEVEVLRQSNFRLQLENSELAQRLDSTQILANAVLEEAEGDTRKEDIERLRQENERLMKEMEQLQADRCSDVEELVYLRWINACLRYELRNYQPQPGKTVAKDLSRSLSPTSEKKAKKLILEYANSNGEGNIVDFDLDQWFSSQGSSLTDSGEYDDSSSMDNSSTARTNTTGKTKIFSKLRRILHGKDSQVSSQANSGAQSRRSEFTTPTVTSRASFDLSVLTRMKQSDRRNSDSFVLGGSSKISPRGEASDLEKYAKALEDSSASARHQRRRRATSYS; from the exons ATGATGAGAGAAGAGAAGGGACCAAAGCCTTTCATAGTGAAATTAGGCTTGGCTTTAGCTCTTTCATTTGCTGGATTCATCTACTCTCACCTCAGAGCTAAAAGAGTCAAACCCAGCAATAATACTTCCTCTACTCAGGGGCctccttcag GTCAAGGGAGTCACACTAATATGGGAGAAGGCATAGGAGCAGCACTAGGTTCTGTTTCAGAAGGAAATTATTCACATAGT GAAGATACATGCATCAACAGGGTGATCTGTAACAATTCAACCATAGGTATCTCTCATAGCAGTAAACAAAATGAAGATAAGAATGAGTTATTCCTTGCTGAATTTCAGAATCTTGTGAAAGAAGTAGAATTTGGAGCCACCCTTGACAGAAAGTCTTCAGAGAAAGATGTAGAAGCAACAGCATGTGTAAGTCATGAGAAGGATGACTATGAAAAAGAGGTAACAAAGCTCAAAAACATAATTTCAATGCTTCAAGAAAGGGAACATAGTCTTGAGGTTCAACTTCTTGAGTGCTGTGGTCTTAGAGAGCAACAAAAATCAGTGAAGGAACTGCAAAATAGATTGAAGATAAGTAATATGGAGGCAAAGATGTTCAGTCTAAAGGTTCAGACCTTACAATCAGAGAATCATAGATTACAGGAACAGGTGACTGATCATGCAAAAGTGGTTGCTGAGCTTGAGGCCACAAAAGCCAAAGTTGAACTATTGCAGAAGAAACTTAAGCATGAGGCTGAACATAATAGGGAGCAGATCATAATTCTTCAACATAGagtttccaaattgcaagaacaagaacaagaatgcAAAGCTGTTTATTGTGATCATGATATTCAATTAAAGCTGCAGGATCTTGAGTCTGAAGTAGAAGTGTTGAGGCAATCTAATTTCAGATTGCAGCTGGAAAATTCTGAATTAGCTCAAAGATTGGATTCTACACAGATCCTTGCAAATGCTGTTCTGGAAGAAGCAGAG GGGGATACTCGGAAGGAAGATATCGAACGCCTTAGACAAGAGAACGAGAGGTTGATGAAGGAAATGGAACAACTACAAGCTGATCGGTGTTCAGATGTTGAAGAATTAGTGTATTTGAGATGGATAAATGCTTGTTTAAGATATGAACTAAGGAACTACCAGCCCCAACCTGGTAAGACAGTTGCAAAGGATTTAAGTAGAAGCTTAAGTCCTACATCTGAGAAGAAGGCCAAGAAGCTTATACTTGAATATGCAAATAGCAATGGAGAAGGGAACATTGTGGATTTTGATTTAGACCAGTGGTTCTCCTCCCAAGGTTCTTCTCTTACAGATTCTGGAGAGTATGATGACTCTTCTTCCATGGATAATTCATCAACTGCCAGAACTAACACCACTGGAAAGACCAAAATCTTTAGCAAGCTTAGGAGAATCTTACATGGCAAAGATAGTCAGGTTTCATCACAAGCAAATTCTGGAGCTCAGAGCCGAAGAAGCGAGTTTACAACTCCCACCGTCACATCTAGAGCTTCCTTTGATTTATCTGTATTGACTAGGATGAAGCAAAGTGATAGGAGAAACTCAGATAGCTTTGTCCTGGGAGGCTCAAGTAAAATCAGTCCAAGGGGAGAAGCTTCTGATTTGGAGAAATATGCAAAAGCTTTAGAAGATTCTAGTGCGAGCGCTCGACACCAGAGGCGCAGAAGAGCAACATCATATAGTTAG
- the LOC112703082 gene encoding protein CHUP1, chloroplastic isoform X3: MMREEKGPKPFIVKLGLALALSFAGFIYSHLRAKRVKPSNNTSSTQGPPSGQGSHTNMGEGIGAALGSVSEGNYSHSNLVKEVEFGATLDRKSSEKDVEATACVSHEKDDYEKEVTKLKNIISMLQEREHSLEVQLLECCGLREQQKSVKELQNRLKISNMEAKMFSLKVQTLQSENHRLQEQVTDHAKVVAELEATKAKVELLQKKLKHEAEHNREQIIILQHRVSKLQEQEQECKAVYCDHDIQLKLQDLESEVEVLRQSNFRLQLENSELAQRLDSTQILANAVLEEAEGDTRKEDIERLRQENERLMKEMEQLQADRCSDVEELVYLRWINACLRYELRNYQPQPGKTVAKDLSRSLSPTSEKKAKKLILEYANSNGEGNIVDFDLDQWFSSQGSSLTDSGEYDDSSSMDNSSTARTNTTGKTKIFSKLRRILHGKDSQVSSQANSGAQSRRSEFTTPTVTSRASFDLSVLTRMKQSDRRNSDSFVLGGSSKISPRGEASDLEKYAKALEDSSASARHQRRRRATSYS; the protein is encoded by the exons ATGATGAGAGAAGAGAAGGGACCAAAGCCTTTCATAGTGAAATTAGGCTTGGCTTTAGCTCTTTCATTTGCTGGATTCATCTACTCTCACCTCAGAGCTAAAAGAGTCAAACCCAGCAATAATACTTCCTCTACTCAGGGGCctccttcag GTCAAGGGAGTCACACTAATATGGGAGAAGGCATAGGAGCAGCACTAGGTTCTGTTTCAGAAGGAAATTATTCACATAGT AATCTTGTGAAAGAAGTAGAATTTGGAGCCACCCTTGACAGAAAGTCTTCAGAGAAAGATGTAGAAGCAACAGCATGTGTAAGTCATGAGAAGGATGACTATGAAAAAGAGGTAACAAAGCTCAAAAACATAATTTCAATGCTTCAAGAAAGGGAACATAGTCTTGAGGTTCAACTTCTTGAGTGCTGTGGTCTTAGAGAGCAACAAAAATCAGTGAAGGAACTGCAAAATAGATTGAAGATAAGTAATATGGAGGCAAAGATGTTCAGTCTAAAGGTTCAGACCTTACAATCAGAGAATCATAGATTACAGGAACAGGTGACTGATCATGCAAAAGTGGTTGCTGAGCTTGAGGCCACAAAAGCCAAAGTTGAACTATTGCAGAAGAAACTTAAGCATGAGGCTGAACATAATAGGGAGCAGATCATAATTCTTCAACATAGagtttccaaattgcaagaacaagaacaagaatgcAAAGCTGTTTATTGTGATCATGATATTCAATTAAAGCTGCAGGATCTTGAGTCTGAAGTAGAAGTGTTGAGGCAATCTAATTTCAGATTGCAGCTGGAAAATTCTGAATTAGCTCAAAGATTGGATTCTACACAGATCCTTGCAAATGCTGTTCTGGAAGAAGCAGAG GGGGATACTCGGAAGGAAGATATCGAACGCCTTAGACAAGAGAACGAGAGGTTGATGAAGGAAATGGAACAACTACAAGCTGATCGGTGTTCAGATGTTGAAGAATTAGTGTATTTGAGATGGATAAATGCTTGTTTAAGATATGAACTAAGGAACTACCAGCCCCAACCTGGTAAGACAGTTGCAAAGGATTTAAGTAGAAGCTTAAGTCCTACATCTGAGAAGAAGGCCAAGAAGCTTATACTTGAATATGCAAATAGCAATGGAGAAGGGAACATTGTGGATTTTGATTTAGACCAGTGGTTCTCCTCCCAAGGTTCTTCTCTTACAGATTCTGGAGAGTATGATGACTCTTCTTCCATGGATAATTCATCAACTGCCAGAACTAACACCACTGGAAAGACCAAAATCTTTAGCAAGCTTAGGAGAATCTTACATGGCAAAGATAGTCAGGTTTCATCACAAGCAAATTCTGGAGCTCAGAGCCGAAGAAGCGAGTTTACAACTCCCACCGTCACATCTAGAGCTTCCTTTGATTTATCTGTATTGACTAGGATGAAGCAAAGTGATAGGAGAAACTCAGATAGCTTTGTCCTGGGAGGCTCAAGTAAAATCAGTCCAAGGGGAGAAGCTTCTGATTTGGAGAAATATGCAAAAGCTTTAGAAGATTCTAGTGCGAGCGCTCGACACCAGAGGCGCAGAAGAGCAACATCATATAGTTAG
- the LOC112703082 gene encoding protein CHUP1, chloroplastic isoform X1, which yields MMREEKGPKPFIVKLGLALALSFAGFIYSHLRAKRVKPSNNTSSTQGPPSGQGSHTNMGEGIGAALGSVSEGNYSHSQEDTCINRVICNNSTIGISHSSKQNEDKNELFLAEFQNLVKEVEFGATLDRKSSEKDVEATACVSHEKDDYEKEVTKLKNIISMLQEREHSLEVQLLECCGLREQQKSVKELQNRLKISNMEAKMFSLKVQTLQSENHRLQEQVTDHAKVVAELEATKAKVELLQKKLKHEAEHNREQIIILQHRVSKLQEQEQECKAVYCDHDIQLKLQDLESEVEVLRQSNFRLQLENSELAQRLDSTQILANAVLEEAEGDTRKEDIERLRQENERLMKEMEQLQADRCSDVEELVYLRWINACLRYELRNYQPQPGKTVAKDLSRSLSPTSEKKAKKLILEYANSNGEGNIVDFDLDQWFSSQGSSLTDSGEYDDSSSMDNSSTARTNTTGKTKIFSKLRRILHGKDSQVSSQANSGAQSRRSEFTTPTVTSRASFDLSVLTRMKQSDRRNSDSFVLGGSSKISPRGEASDLEKYAKALEDSSASARHQRRRRATSYS from the exons ATGATGAGAGAAGAGAAGGGACCAAAGCCTTTCATAGTGAAATTAGGCTTGGCTTTAGCTCTTTCATTTGCTGGATTCATCTACTCTCACCTCAGAGCTAAAAGAGTCAAACCCAGCAATAATACTTCCTCTACTCAGGGGCctccttcag GTCAAGGGAGTCACACTAATATGGGAGAAGGCATAGGAGCAGCACTAGGTTCTGTTTCAGAAGGAAATTATTCACATAGT CAGGAAGATACATGCATCAACAGGGTGATCTGTAACAATTCAACCATAGGTATCTCTCATAGCAGTAAACAAAATGAAGATAAGAATGAGTTATTCCTTGCTGAATTTCAGAATCTTGTGAAAGAAGTAGAATTTGGAGCCACCCTTGACAGAAAGTCTTCAGAGAAAGATGTAGAAGCAACAGCATGTGTAAGTCATGAGAAGGATGACTATGAAAAAGAGGTAACAAAGCTCAAAAACATAATTTCAATGCTTCAAGAAAGGGAACATAGTCTTGAGGTTCAACTTCTTGAGTGCTGTGGTCTTAGAGAGCAACAAAAATCAGTGAAGGAACTGCAAAATAGATTGAAGATAAGTAATATGGAGGCAAAGATGTTCAGTCTAAAGGTTCAGACCTTACAATCAGAGAATCATAGATTACAGGAACAGGTGACTGATCATGCAAAAGTGGTTGCTGAGCTTGAGGCCACAAAAGCCAAAGTTGAACTATTGCAGAAGAAACTTAAGCATGAGGCTGAACATAATAGGGAGCAGATCATAATTCTTCAACATAGagtttccaaattgcaagaacaagaacaagaatgcAAAGCTGTTTATTGTGATCATGATATTCAATTAAAGCTGCAGGATCTTGAGTCTGAAGTAGAAGTGTTGAGGCAATCTAATTTCAGATTGCAGCTGGAAAATTCTGAATTAGCTCAAAGATTGGATTCTACACAGATCCTTGCAAATGCTGTTCTGGAAGAAGCAGAG GGGGATACTCGGAAGGAAGATATCGAACGCCTTAGACAAGAGAACGAGAGGTTGATGAAGGAAATGGAACAACTACAAGCTGATCGGTGTTCAGATGTTGAAGAATTAGTGTATTTGAGATGGATAAATGCTTGTTTAAGATATGAACTAAGGAACTACCAGCCCCAACCTGGTAAGACAGTTGCAAAGGATTTAAGTAGAAGCTTAAGTCCTACATCTGAGAAGAAGGCCAAGAAGCTTATACTTGAATATGCAAATAGCAATGGAGAAGGGAACATTGTGGATTTTGATTTAGACCAGTGGTTCTCCTCCCAAGGTTCTTCTCTTACAGATTCTGGAGAGTATGATGACTCTTCTTCCATGGATAATTCATCAACTGCCAGAACTAACACCACTGGAAAGACCAAAATCTTTAGCAAGCTTAGGAGAATCTTACATGGCAAAGATAGTCAGGTTTCATCACAAGCAAATTCTGGAGCTCAGAGCCGAAGAAGCGAGTTTACAACTCCCACCGTCACATCTAGAGCTTCCTTTGATTTATCTGTATTGACTAGGATGAAGCAAAGTGATAGGAGAAACTCAGATAGCTTTGTCCTGGGAGGCTCAAGTAAAATCAGTCCAAGGGGAGAAGCTTCTGATTTGGAGAAATATGCAAAAGCTTTAGAAGATTCTAGTGCGAGCGCTCGACACCAGAGGCGCAGAAGAGCAACATCATATAGTTAG
- the LOC112703082 gene encoding protein CHUP1, chloroplastic isoform X4, producing MGEGIGAALGSVSEGNYSHSQEDTCINRVICNNSTIGISHSSKQNEDKNELFLAEFQNLVKEVEFGATLDRKSSEKDVEATACVSHEKDDYEKEVTKLKNIISMLQEREHSLEVQLLECCGLREQQKSVKELQNRLKISNMEAKMFSLKVQTLQSENHRLQEQVTDHAKVVAELEATKAKVELLQKKLKHEAEHNREQIIILQHRVSKLQEQEQECKAVYCDHDIQLKLQDLESEVEVLRQSNFRLQLENSELAQRLDSTQILANAVLEEAEGDTRKEDIERLRQENERLMKEMEQLQADRCSDVEELVYLRWINACLRYELRNYQPQPGKTVAKDLSRSLSPTSEKKAKKLILEYANSNGEGNIVDFDLDQWFSSQGSSLTDSGEYDDSSSMDNSSTARTNTTGKTKIFSKLRRILHGKDSQVSSQANSGAQSRRSEFTTPTVTSRASFDLSVLTRMKQSDRRNSDSFVLGGSSKISPRGEASDLEKYAKALEDSSASARHQRRRRATSYS from the exons ATGGGAGAAGGCATAGGAGCAGCACTAGGTTCTGTTTCAGAAGGAAATTATTCACATAGT CAGGAAGATACATGCATCAACAGGGTGATCTGTAACAATTCAACCATAGGTATCTCTCATAGCAGTAAACAAAATGAAGATAAGAATGAGTTATTCCTTGCTGAATTTCAGAATCTTGTGAAAGAAGTAGAATTTGGAGCCACCCTTGACAGAAAGTCTTCAGAGAAAGATGTAGAAGCAACAGCATGTGTAAGTCATGAGAAGGATGACTATGAAAAAGAGGTAACAAAGCTCAAAAACATAATTTCAATGCTTCAAGAAAGGGAACATAGTCTTGAGGTTCAACTTCTTGAGTGCTGTGGTCTTAGAGAGCAACAAAAATCAGTGAAGGAACTGCAAAATAGATTGAAGATAAGTAATATGGAGGCAAAGATGTTCAGTCTAAAGGTTCAGACCTTACAATCAGAGAATCATAGATTACAGGAACAGGTGACTGATCATGCAAAAGTGGTTGCTGAGCTTGAGGCCACAAAAGCCAAAGTTGAACTATTGCAGAAGAAACTTAAGCATGAGGCTGAACATAATAGGGAGCAGATCATAATTCTTCAACATAGagtttccaaattgcaagaacaagaacaagaatgcAAAGCTGTTTATTGTGATCATGATATTCAATTAAAGCTGCAGGATCTTGAGTCTGAAGTAGAAGTGTTGAGGCAATCTAATTTCAGATTGCAGCTGGAAAATTCTGAATTAGCTCAAAGATTGGATTCTACACAGATCCTTGCAAATGCTGTTCTGGAAGAAGCAGAG GGGGATACTCGGAAGGAAGATATCGAACGCCTTAGACAAGAGAACGAGAGGTTGATGAAGGAAATGGAACAACTACAAGCTGATCGGTGTTCAGATGTTGAAGAATTAGTGTATTTGAGATGGATAAATGCTTGTTTAAGATATGAACTAAGGAACTACCAGCCCCAACCTGGTAAGACAGTTGCAAAGGATTTAAGTAGAAGCTTAAGTCCTACATCTGAGAAGAAGGCCAAGAAGCTTATACTTGAATATGCAAATAGCAATGGAGAAGGGAACATTGTGGATTTTGATTTAGACCAGTGGTTCTCCTCCCAAGGTTCTTCTCTTACAGATTCTGGAGAGTATGATGACTCTTCTTCCATGGATAATTCATCAACTGCCAGAACTAACACCACTGGAAAGACCAAAATCTTTAGCAAGCTTAGGAGAATCTTACATGGCAAAGATAGTCAGGTTTCATCACAAGCAAATTCTGGAGCTCAGAGCCGAAGAAGCGAGTTTACAACTCCCACCGTCACATCTAGAGCTTCCTTTGATTTATCTGTATTGACTAGGATGAAGCAAAGTGATAGGAGAAACTCAGATAGCTTTGTCCTGGGAGGCTCAAGTAAAATCAGTCCAAGGGGAGAAGCTTCTGATTTGGAGAAATATGCAAAAGCTTTAGAAGATTCTAGTGCGAGCGCTCGACACCAGAGGCGCAGAAGAGCAACATCATATAGTTAG